In Meleagris gallopavo isolate NT-WF06-2002-E0010 breed Aviagen turkey brand Nicholas breeding stock chromosome 2, Turkey_5.1, whole genome shotgun sequence, the following are encoded in one genomic region:
- the SLC30A10 gene encoding zinc transporter 10 isoform X1, whose product MGRYSGKTCRLIFMLVLTTGFFVAELVSGYMGNSIALVSDSFNMLSDLISLCVGLSTGRIARRSRRGPRATYGYSRAEAVGALSNAVFLTALCFTIFVEAVLRLARPERIDDAQLVLIVGALGLAVNLVGLLVFQNWAACCRCCRRSETPTGRAVGPSDSTAEAGESPNDQKSPEEGPGRKVEKKSEALNIRGVLLHVMGDALGSVVVVVAATIFHVLPLEASAPCNWQCYIDPSLTIVMVFIILSSAFPLIKETSIILLQMVPKGVNMQLLTDRLARIPGVSSLHDVHVWELAGGKNIATLHVKCQTPTDYQDAAYKIRKVFHEAGIHSVTIQPEYIDHKTSNVLCSSPCISKACDSQLCCSQQEAPLAKTNGYTEKNDSCLSAQRKDNGSSKSDVEIRIDSPLTENGVKDMKNGEVSDDKSQLSSTRF is encoded by the exons ATGGGGCGGTACTCCGGGAAGACGTGCCGCCTCATCTTCATGCTGGTGCTGACCACCGGCTTCTTCGTGGCCGAGCTGGTGTCAGGCTACATGGGCAACTCTATCGCGCTGGTGTCCGACTCATTCAACATGCTGTCAGATCTCATCTCGCTCTGCGTGGGGCTGTCCACCGGGCGCATCGCCCGCCGCTCCCGCCGAGGCCCCCGCGCCACCTATGGCTACAGCCGGGCCGAGGCGGTGGGTGCCCTCAGCAACGCCGTCTTCCTCACCGCCCTCTGCTTCACCATCTTCGTGGAAGCCGTGCTGCGCCTCGCCCGGCCCGAGCGCATCGACGACGCCCAACTGGTGCTCATCGTCGGTGCCCTGGGGCTGGCCGTCAACCTGGTGGGGCTGCTCGTCTTCCAGAACTGGGCCGCCTGCTGCCGCTGCTGCCGCCGCTCCGAGACCCCGACAGGGCGGGCGGTCGGGCCGTCGGATAGCACCGCCGAAGCAG GTGAATCACCTAATGACCAAAAAAGCCCTGAGGAGGGGCCTGGGAGGAAAGTAGAGAAAAAGTCCGAAGCTTTGAACATCAGAG GTGTTCTTTTGCATGTTATGGGAGATGCACTTGGATCTGTTGTTGTGGTAGTTGCTGCTACAATCTTCCACGTGCTTCCTCTGGAGGCTAGTGCTCCCTGTAACTGGCAGTGCTACATTGATCCAAGCCTGACAATAGTTATGGTGTTCATAATCTTGTCTTCAGCGTTCCCACTCATCAAAGAGACCTCAATTATTTTGTTGCAGATGGTTCCCAAAGGTGTTAATATGCAACTACTGA CTGACAGGCTAGCTCGCATCCCAGGGGTTAGCAGCCTTCATGACGTGCATGTGTGGGAGCTTGCAGGTGGCAAGAACATTGCTACTCTTCATGTGAAGTGCCAAACCCCTACTGATTACCAAGATGCTGCCTATAAAATACGGAAGGTTTTCCATGAAGCAGGGATCCACTCTGTGACCATCCAACCTGAGTACATTGACCACAAGACCTCCAATGTCCTGTGCAGCTCACCTTGCATCTCAAAAGCTTGTGactctcagctctgctgcagtcaaCAGGAAGCACCACTGGCTAAAACTAATGgttatactgaaaaaaatgatagcTGCCTTTCTGCACAGCGTAAAGACAATGGTTCAAGTAAAAGTGATGTTGAAATCCGTATTGACTCTCCACTGACAGAGAATGGTGTTAAAGACATGAAAAATGGGGAAGTGTCTGATGACAAGTCACAGTTGAGCAGTACACGATTTTAA
- the SLC30A10 gene encoding zinc transporter 10 isoform X3, giving the protein MGRYSGKTCRLIFMLVLTTGFFVAELVSGYMGNSIALVSDSFNMLSDLISLCVGLSTGRIARRSRRGPRATYGYSRAEAVGALSNAVFLTALCFTIFVEAVLRLARPERIDDAQLVLIVGALGLAVNLVGLLVFQNWAACCRCCRRSETPTGRAVGPSDSTAEAGESPNDQKSPEEGPGRKVEKKSEALNIRADRLARIPGVSSLHDVHVWELAGGKNIATLHVKCQTPTDYQDAAYKIRKVFHEAGIHSVTIQPEYIDHKTSNVLCSSPCISKACDSQLCCSQQEAPLAKTNGYTEKNDSCLSAQRKDNGSSKSDVEIRIDSPLTENGVKDMKNGEVSDDKSQLSSTRF; this is encoded by the exons ATGGGGCGGTACTCCGGGAAGACGTGCCGCCTCATCTTCATGCTGGTGCTGACCACCGGCTTCTTCGTGGCCGAGCTGGTGTCAGGCTACATGGGCAACTCTATCGCGCTGGTGTCCGACTCATTCAACATGCTGTCAGATCTCATCTCGCTCTGCGTGGGGCTGTCCACCGGGCGCATCGCCCGCCGCTCCCGCCGAGGCCCCCGCGCCACCTATGGCTACAGCCGGGCCGAGGCGGTGGGTGCCCTCAGCAACGCCGTCTTCCTCACCGCCCTCTGCTTCACCATCTTCGTGGAAGCCGTGCTGCGCCTCGCCCGGCCCGAGCGCATCGACGACGCCCAACTGGTGCTCATCGTCGGTGCCCTGGGGCTGGCCGTCAACCTGGTGGGGCTGCTCGTCTTCCAGAACTGGGCCGCCTGCTGCCGCTGCTGCCGCCGCTCCGAGACCCCGACAGGGCGGGCGGTCGGGCCGTCGGATAGCACCGCCGAAGCAG GTGAATCACCTAATGACCAAAAAAGCCCTGAGGAGGGGCCTGGGAGGAAAGTAGAGAAAAAGTCCGAAGCTTTGAACATCAGAG CTGACAGGCTAGCTCGCATCCCAGGGGTTAGCAGCCTTCATGACGTGCATGTGTGGGAGCTTGCAGGTGGCAAGAACATTGCTACTCTTCATGTGAAGTGCCAAACCCCTACTGATTACCAAGATGCTGCCTATAAAATACGGAAGGTTTTCCATGAAGCAGGGATCCACTCTGTGACCATCCAACCTGAGTACATTGACCACAAGACCTCCAATGTCCTGTGCAGCTCACCTTGCATCTCAAAAGCTTGTGactctcagctctgctgcagtcaaCAGGAAGCACCACTGGCTAAAACTAATGgttatactgaaaaaaatgatagcTGCCTTTCTGCACAGCGTAAAGACAATGGTTCAAGTAAAAGTGATGTTGAAATCCGTATTGACTCTCCACTGACAGAGAATGGTGTTAAAGACATGAAAAATGGGGAAGTGTCTGATGACAAGTCACAGTTGAGCAGTACACGATTTTAA